Proteins found in one Actinokineospora alba genomic segment:
- a CDS encoding MarR family winged helix-turn-helix transcriptional regulator — translation MTEPQPLVPGTVGDHTSCLLVKLGQVMFRLAEEELPGLRVRHYSILQALADNGPTPQLALGAYLRIDPATMVSSLDDLENAGHAARVRDPGDRRRYLVEITESGRTALAGANERLGELDDQAFAELSSADRKALHRILSKLSSGTTLPAAFDAIRDQPGSRKPPGSQRASA, via the coding sequence ATGACGGAGCCGCAGCCGCTGGTCCCCGGGACGGTGGGCGACCACACGAGTTGCCTGCTGGTGAAGCTGGGCCAGGTCATGTTCCGGCTGGCCGAGGAGGAACTGCCCGGCCTGCGGGTGCGGCACTACAGCATCCTGCAGGCCCTCGCCGACAACGGCCCCACGCCCCAGCTCGCCCTCGGCGCGTACCTGCGGATCGACCCAGCCACCATGGTGAGCAGCCTCGACGACCTGGAGAACGCGGGCCATGCCGCCCGGGTGCGCGACCCGGGCGACCGCAGGCGGTACCTGGTGGAGATCACCGAGAGCGGCCGGACGGCGCTCGCGGGTGCCAACGAGCGCTTGGGCGAGTTGGACGACCAGGCCTTCGCGGAGCTGTCGTCGGCCGACCGCAAGGCGCTGCACCGGATCCTGTCGAAGCTGTCCTCCGGCACCACACTGCCCGCCGCCTTCGACGCGATCCGGGACCAGCCCGGGTCAAGGAAGCCGCCGGGTTCGCAGCGGGCGTCCGCGTAG
- a CDS encoding SpoIIE family protein phosphatase, whose translation MHTPTEPQQPLDVEGRVGGNGDISAAGLERLAETVRSLRAQVDRARIGADTRGLIELAKGVLVERLHIGPAEAARQVSSLAEQAGLSQAELAADIVNRTARDGFAQLLLDEIADPPPEVGARLRTAESGVLAAGDVQAVTEAILEHALAPLGATAAAVWTVDLDASLTLAGAVGFNPDEIERWHYVPPGVTTAASSALTSRRTIWIRGGDSGVLPSIGGAQFRDGGRAATLATSGGRIRGVLEICWPTAMPTQPPQVIRQIDALAELCGHAIETRPDSTADAPRADLTALADAMLDPAMVLVPELDEGGAVTDFRVHHANARFVDPDGRPRASVVGATLLEAYPTAAGETGLFDTVAEVHATGAPFRAERLALSVSIDQPPLTELEALSVSRIGGGVLITWRPQDESAKSTILLSHAQRLSQVGGFDEDKITGEITWTSELYALYGLPETEGPIPLADLAEHAHPDDSAAITRFLRTLLHHGRPASTVFRMRRPDGAYRHSRVIAEPLLDPSSGLVAVRGAYQDISAQHWTEVALAATRDQLVLTEQESAERNRLALQLQRAIMPSTHDPIELPDLRIAVRYRPAEKDHLVGGDWYDAVILPSGQLLISVGDIAGHGIDAATGMVVLRNALRGLAATGAPPNQLLTWLNNVAGNLADHVLATALCGLYDPETRVLRWARAGHLPPVLVRDGHANTLPMLKGLLLGVKADAEYELGEVRLREDDVLVMYTDGLIERRTASLDESLDHLLDIVSTSAIDLDQRLDRLLLHCDADTDDDACIVGIQVR comes from the coding sequence GTGCACACGCCCACTGAGCCGCAGCAGCCGCTCGACGTGGAGGGGCGGGTGGGCGGGAACGGCGACATCTCCGCTGCCGGACTGGAGAGACTGGCTGAGACTGTGCGCAGCCTGCGGGCGCAGGTCGACCGGGCACGGATCGGCGCGGACACCCGCGGGCTGATCGAGCTGGCCAAGGGGGTGCTGGTCGAGCGTCTGCACATCGGGCCCGCCGAGGCGGCCCGGCAAGTGAGCAGCCTGGCCGAGCAAGCAGGACTGTCCCAGGCCGAACTGGCCGCCGACATCGTCAACCGCACCGCGCGCGACGGCTTCGCCCAGCTCCTGCTCGACGAGATCGCCGACCCGCCACCCGAGGTCGGTGCCCGGCTGCGCACCGCCGAGAGCGGGGTGCTGGCCGCGGGCGACGTCCAGGCCGTCACCGAGGCGATACTCGAACACGCCCTCGCGCCGCTGGGCGCCACCGCCGCCGCGGTGTGGACCGTCGACCTCGACGCCTCACTGACGCTGGCGGGCGCGGTCGGGTTCAACCCCGACGAGATCGAACGCTGGCACTACGTCCCGCCCGGGGTCACGACCGCGGCGAGCAGCGCCCTCACCAGCAGGCGCACGATCTGGATCCGCGGCGGCGACTCCGGTGTCCTGCCATCCATCGGCGGCGCGCAGTTCCGCGACGGCGGCCGGGCGGCGACGCTGGCCACCTCGGGCGGCCGCATCCGCGGCGTCCTGGAGATCTGCTGGCCGACGGCGATGCCCACGCAGCCACCGCAGGTGATCCGCCAGATCGACGCGCTGGCCGAGCTGTGCGGGCACGCCATCGAGACCCGGCCGGACTCCACGGCCGACGCGCCGCGCGCCGACCTGACCGCGCTCGCCGACGCCATGCTCGACCCCGCGATGGTCCTGGTGCCCGAGCTGGACGAGGGGGGCGCCGTCACCGACTTCCGCGTCCACCACGCCAACGCCCGGTTCGTCGATCCCGACGGCAGGCCGCGTGCCTCGGTGGTCGGCGCGACCCTGCTGGAGGCCTACCCGACCGCGGCGGGGGAGACGGGCCTGTTCGACACCGTTGCCGAGGTCCACGCCACCGGTGCGCCGTTCCGCGCCGAGCGGCTCGCGCTGAGCGTGTCGATCGACCAGCCACCGCTTACCGAGCTGGAGGCACTGAGCGTCAGCCGCATCGGTGGCGGAGTGCTGATCACCTGGCGGCCGCAGGACGAGTCGGCGAAGTCGACGATCCTGCTCAGCCATGCCCAGCGGCTCAGCCAGGTCGGCGGCTTCGACGAGGACAAGATCACCGGCGAGATCACCTGGACCAGCGAGCTGTACGCGCTCTACGGGCTGCCCGAGACCGAGGGCCCGATCCCGCTGGCCGACCTGGCCGAGCACGCCCACCCGGACGACTCGGCGGCCATCACACGGTTCCTGCGCACGCTGCTGCACCACGGCCGCCCAGCGTCCACGGTGTTCCGGATGCGCAGGCCCGACGGCGCCTACCGGCACAGCCGGGTCATCGCCGAGCCGCTGCTCGACCCCAGCTCCGGCCTGGTCGCCGTGCGCGGCGCCTACCAGGACATCTCCGCGCAGCACTGGACCGAGGTCGCGCTCGCGGCGACCCGCGACCAACTCGTCCTCACCGAGCAGGAGTCCGCCGAGCGCAACCGGCTGGCCCTGCAGCTGCAGCGGGCCATCATGCCCTCGACGCACGACCCGATCGAGCTGCCCGACCTGCGTATCGCCGTGCGGTACCGGCCCGCGGAGAAGGACCACCTGGTCGGCGGCGACTGGTACGACGCGGTGATCCTGCCGTCGGGCCAGCTGCTGATCTCCGTCGGCGACATCGCCGGCCACGGCATCGACGCGGCCACCGGCATGGTCGTGCTCCGCAACGCCCTGCGCGGCCTCGCCGCCACGGGCGCGCCGCCGAACCAGCTGCTGACCTGGCTCAACAACGTCGCGGGCAACCTCGCCGACCACGTGCTGGCCACCGCGCTGTGCGGGCTCTACGACCCGGAGACGCGCGTGCTGCGCTGGGCCAGGGCCGGGCATCTGCCGCCGGTGCTGGTCCGCGACGGCCACGCGAACACGCTGCCGATGCTCAAGGGGCTGCTGCTGGGCGTCAAGGCCGATGCCGAGTACGAACTCGGCGAGGTGCGGCTGCGCGAGGACGACGTCCTGGTGATGTACACCGATGGGCTGATCGAGCGGCGCACCGCGTCCCTCGACGAGTCCCTCGACCACCTGCTCGACATCGTCAGCACGTCGGCGATCGACCTCGACCAGCGCCTGGACCGGCTCCTGCTGCACTGCGACGCCGACACCGACGACGACGCCTGCATCGTCGGCATCCAGGTGCGGTGA
- a CDS encoding STAS domain-containing protein yields MTKAPMNTTTERAGDSVLVRVAGEVDLATAAELRGVLAAAADLGDARVLVADLSDVTFFGSAGLTVLLTAHERGCETGVPFVVVPGVESSARRILEITEMLEVLTTADSVDSAIS; encoded by the coding sequence ATGACCAAGGCTCCGATGAACACGACCACCGAACGCGCGGGCGACTCGGTCCTCGTGCGGGTCGCAGGTGAAGTCGACCTCGCCACGGCCGCGGAACTCAGGGGCGTGCTCGCCGCGGCGGCCGATCTGGGCGATGCCCGCGTGCTCGTCGCCGACCTCAGCGACGTGACGTTCTTCGGCTCCGCGGGTCTGACCGTCCTGCTCACCGCGCATGAGCGCGGCTGTGAGACCGGTGTGCCGTTCGTCGTCGTCCCGGGTGTGGAGAGCTCCGCCCGGCGAATCCTGGAGATCACCGAGATGCTCGAGGTGCTGACCACGGCCGACTCGGTGGACTCGGCCATCAGCTGA
- a CDS encoding HAMP domain-containing protein: MGDTTAESATRARAGRGIGKVGESELRQLLAGLTAVRDGDFGTRLPDHADGLLGEIAAVFNGMVDQLSLFTSEVTRVSREVGTEGQLGGQAEVPGVSGTWKDLTDSVNAMAGNLTRQVRDIAQVATAVAGGDLSQKIDVDARGEILELKDTVNTMVDQLSSFADEVTRVAREVGSEGRLGGQADVKGVSGTWRDLTDSVNFMAGNLTAQVRNIAQVTTAVAKGDLSQKIDVDARGEILELKNTINTMVDQLSSFADEVTRMAREVGTEGLLGGQADVKGVSGTWRDLTDSVNFMAGNLTAQVRNIAQVTTAVAKGDLSQKIEVDARGEILELKETINTMVEQLSAFADEVTRVAREVGTEGRLGGQARVPNVAGTWKDLTESVNVMGDNLTAQVRSIAEVATAVARGDLTQKIRVDARGEILELKETINTMVDQLSAFADEVTRVSREVGTEGNLGGQATVRGVSGTWKDLTDNVNVMASNLTGQVRSIATVATAVARGDLSQKIIVEAKGEVAALAEVINTMVDTLSAFADEVTRVAREVGTEGQLGGQARVPNVAGTWKDLTDNVNFMANNLTNQVRNIAQVTTAVAQGDLTRKIDVDARGEILELKTTINTMVDQLSGFSAEVTRVAREVGSEGRLGGQAEVEGVSGTWKRLTENVNELAGNLTRQVRAIAEVTSAVAEGDLTRSITVEASGEVAELKDNINSMVGSLRETTRANQDQDWLKSNLARMSGLMQGRRDIALVAELIVDELAPLVSAQYGAFYLAEDGADGQELRLIGSYGHPGTGGNGNEPVRFRFGQSLVGQAARSRRTIAVEDVPPGYVTISSGLGQAAPTSLIVLPMVVEEQVLGVIELASVRSFTQIQRDFLEQLMETVGVNVNTLVANARTDELLGESQRLAAELQARSSELQIRQEELQLSNAELEEKAALLASQNRDIETKNLEIEQARQELEARAHQLALTSKYKSEFLANMSHELRTPLNSLLILAQLLAQNPTRNLTAKQVEYAGIIHSAGSDLLQLINDILDLSKVEAGKMDVSPERIELTGLLDYVEATFRPLTTQKNLDFRINTGSDVPAEVLTDDARLRQVLRNLLSNAVKFTERGGVELKIESASPTELPASVSIHGPAIAFRVIDTGIGIAEQQLESIFGAFQQADGTTSRKYGGTGLGLSISREIAYLIGGALTATSSPGMGSTFTLFLPVAHPDFQEIPADALTQPAAGVEEDDSQDAAARQRRLLVIEEHRPGLLSLVAESAVADLGASHDLNDPRGPITVLSAVSAAEAADALAGGPCHCVVLELDLADAIRFLEVMDTYPELRGIPVLAHNSRRLDIEQERGLQARAGSRPLEFLSSLDELRERIALHLNADQAGDVLPLARPDRIGESPSPQVIPGDLAGRTVLVIDDDARNVFALTGILETHGMRVLHAENGRKGIETLAHHSDIDLILMDIMMPEMDGFAATTAIRDMAEYADLPIIAVTAKAMPGDREKTIASGANDYVTKPVDAHDLITRIQDSLRG; this comes from the coding sequence ATGGGTGACACGACTGCCGAGTCCGCGACACGCGCGCGGGCGGGCCGAGGCATCGGCAAGGTCGGCGAGTCGGAACTGCGCCAGCTGCTGGCGGGACTGACCGCCGTCCGCGACGGCGACTTCGGCACCCGCCTGCCCGATCACGCCGACGGCCTGCTCGGCGAGATCGCCGCCGTCTTCAACGGCATGGTCGACCAGCTCTCCCTGTTCACCTCCGAGGTCACCCGCGTCTCCCGCGAGGTCGGCACGGAGGGCCAGCTCGGCGGGCAGGCCGAGGTGCCCGGCGTGTCCGGCACCTGGAAAGACCTCACCGACTCCGTGAACGCGATGGCGGGCAACCTGACCCGCCAGGTCCGCGACATCGCCCAGGTGGCGACCGCCGTCGCGGGCGGCGACCTGTCGCAGAAGATCGACGTCGACGCCCGGGGCGAGATCCTGGAGCTCAAGGACACCGTCAACACGATGGTCGACCAGCTCTCGTCGTTCGCCGACGAGGTCACCCGTGTGGCCCGCGAGGTGGGCAGCGAGGGCCGACTGGGTGGTCAGGCCGACGTCAAGGGTGTCTCGGGCACCTGGCGTGACCTGACGGACTCGGTGAACTTCATGGCGGGCAACCTGACCGCCCAGGTCCGCAACATCGCCCAGGTCACGACCGCTGTGGCGAAGGGCGACCTGTCGCAGAAGATCGACGTCGACGCCCGGGGCGAGATCCTCGAGCTGAAGAACACGATCAACACAATGGTCGACCAGCTCTCGTCGTTCGCCGACGAGGTCACCCGCATGGCCCGCGAGGTCGGCACCGAAGGCCTGCTCGGCGGCCAGGCCGACGTCAAGGGTGTGTCCGGCACCTGGCGTGACCTGACGGACTCGGTGAACTTCATGGCGGGCAACCTGACCGCCCAGGTCCGCAACATCGCCCAGGTCACGACGGCTGTGGCGAAGGGCGACCTGTCGCAGAAGATCGAGGTCGACGCGCGCGGCGAGATCCTCGAGCTGAAGGAGACCATCAACACGATGGTCGAGCAGCTCTCCGCGTTCGCCGACGAGGTCACCCGCGTCGCCCGCGAGGTCGGCACCGAGGGCAGGCTGGGCGGCCAGGCCCGGGTGCCGAACGTGGCGGGCACCTGGAAGGACCTCACCGAGTCGGTGAACGTCATGGGCGACAACCTGACCGCCCAGGTGCGCTCGATCGCCGAGGTCGCCACCGCGGTCGCCCGAGGCGACCTGACGCAGAAGATCCGGGTCGACGCGCGCGGGGAGATCCTCGAACTCAAGGAGACCATCAACACGATGGTCGACCAGCTCTCCGCGTTCGCCGACGAGGTCACGCGCGTGTCCCGTGAGGTCGGCACCGAGGGCAACCTCGGCGGCCAGGCGACGGTGCGCGGGGTGTCGGGCACCTGGAAGGACCTGACCGACAACGTCAACGTGATGGCGTCGAACCTGACCGGCCAGGTGCGCTCGATCGCCACGGTCGCCACCGCGGTGGCCAGGGGCGACCTGTCGCAGAAGATCATCGTCGAGGCCAAGGGCGAGGTCGCCGCGCTCGCCGAGGTGATCAACACGATGGTCGACACGCTGTCCGCGTTCGCCGACGAGGTCACCCGCGTGGCCCGCGAGGTCGGCACCGAGGGCCAGCTGGGCGGGCAGGCCCGGGTGCCGAACGTGGCGGGCACCTGGAAGGACCTGACCGACAACGTCAACTTCATGGCGAACAACCTGACCAACCAGGTCCGCAACATCGCCCAGGTCACCACCGCCGTCGCGCAGGGCGACCTGACCCGCAAGATCGACGTCGACGCCCGCGGCGAGATCCTCGAACTGAAGACCACGATCAACACGATGGTCGACCAGCTCTCCGGCTTCTCCGCTGAGGTCACCCGTGTGGCCCGCGAGGTGGGCAGCGAGGGCCGCCTCGGCGGTCAGGCCGAGGTCGAGGGCGTGTCCGGCACCTGGAAGCGGCTCACCGAGAACGTCAACGAGCTGGCCGGGAACCTCACCCGCCAGGTGCGGGCCATCGCGGAGGTCACCAGCGCGGTCGCCGAGGGCGACCTGACCCGGTCGATCACCGTCGAGGCCTCCGGTGAGGTCGCGGAGCTCAAGGACAACATCAACTCGATGGTCGGCTCGCTGCGCGAGACCACCCGGGCTAACCAGGACCAGGACTGGCTCAAATCCAACCTGGCCCGCATGTCCGGGCTGATGCAGGGCCGCCGCGACATCGCGCTGGTCGCCGAACTCATCGTCGACGAGTTGGCCCCGCTGGTCTCGGCCCAGTACGGCGCGTTCTACCTCGCCGAGGACGGCGCCGACGGCCAGGAGCTGCGGCTCATCGGCTCGTACGGGCACCCCGGGACGGGCGGCAACGGCAACGAGCCGGTGCGGTTCCGGTTCGGCCAGTCCCTGGTCGGGCAGGCCGCCCGCAGCAGGCGCACGATCGCCGTGGAGGACGTCCCACCCGGCTACGTCACCATCTCGTCCGGCCTGGGCCAGGCGGCGCCGACCAGCCTGATCGTGCTGCCGATGGTGGTCGAGGAGCAGGTCCTCGGCGTGATCGAGCTGGCCTCGGTGCGCAGCTTCACCCAGATCCAGCGCGACTTCCTCGAGCAGCTGATGGAGACCGTCGGCGTCAACGTCAACACCCTCGTCGCCAACGCCCGCACCGACGAGCTGCTCGGCGAGTCCCAGCGGCTCGCCGCCGAGCTGCAGGCCCGTTCCAGCGAGCTGCAGATCCGGCAGGAGGAGCTGCAGCTGTCGAACGCGGAGCTGGAGGAGAAGGCCGCGCTGCTGGCCAGCCAGAACCGCGACATCGAGACGAAGAACCTCGAGATCGAGCAGGCCCGCCAGGAACTCGAGGCCCGCGCCCACCAGCTGGCGCTGACGTCGAAGTACAAGTCGGAGTTCCTGGCCAACATGAGCCACGAGCTGCGCACCCCGCTCAACAGCCTGCTCATCCTGGCCCAGCTGCTCGCCCAGAACCCCACCCGCAACCTCACCGCCAAGCAGGTCGAGTACGCGGGCATCATCCACTCGGCGGGCTCGGACCTGCTGCAGCTGATCAACGACATCCTCGACCTGTCCAAGGTCGAGGCGGGCAAGATGGACGTCAGCCCGGAGCGGATCGAGCTCACCGGCCTGCTTGACTACGTCGAGGCGACGTTCCGGCCGCTCACCACGCAGAAGAACCTCGACTTCCGGATCAACACCGGCTCCGACGTCCCCGCCGAGGTGCTGACCGACGACGCCCGGCTGCGCCAGGTCCTGCGCAACCTGCTGTCCAACGCGGTGAAGTTCACCGAGCGCGGCGGCGTCGAACTTAAGATCGAGTCCGCCTCGCCCACCGAGTTGCCCGCGTCGGTCAGCATCCACGGTCCGGCCATCGCCTTCCGCGTGATCGACACCGGCATCGGCATCGCCGAGCAGCAGCTCGAATCCATCTTCGGCGCGTTCCAGCAGGCCGACGGCACGACCAGCCGCAAGTACGGCGGCACCGGCCTCGGCCTGTCGATCAGCCGCGAGATCGCCTACCTGATCGGCGGCGCGCTCACCGCCACCAGCTCGCCGGGCATGGGCAGCACGTTCACCCTGTTCCTGCCGGTCGCGCACCCCGACTTCCAGGAGATCCCGGCCGACGCGCTGACCCAGCCCGCCGCGGGCGTCGAGGAGGACGACTCCCAGGACGCCGCCGCCCGCCAGCGCAGGCTGCTGGTCATCGAGGAACACCGGCCGGGGCTGCTGTCGCTGGTCGCCGAGAGCGCGGTCGCCGACCTCGGTGCCAGCCACGACCTCAACGATCCGCGTGGGCCTATCACCGTGCTCAGCGCGGTCAGTGCCGCCGAGGCCGCCGACGCGCTCGCGGGCGGGCCCTGCCACTGCGTCGTGCTCGAACTCGACCTGGCCGACGCGATCCGGTTCCTCGAGGTCATGGACACCTACCCCGAGCTGCGCGGCATCCCCGTGCTCGCGCACAACAGCAGGCGGCTCGACATCGAACAGGAGCGCGGCCTGCAGGCGCGCGCGGGCAGCAGGCCGCTGGAGTTCCTCTCCAGCCTCGACGAGCTGCGGGAGCGGATCGCGCTGCACCTCAACGCCGACCAGGCCGGTGACGTGCTGCCGCTGGCCCGACCCGACCGGATCGGGGAAAGCCCGTCGCCGCAGGTGATCCCGGGCGACCTGGCCGGGCGCACGGTCCTCGTCATCGACGACGACGCCCGCAACGTCTTCGCCCTCACCGGCATCCTGGAGACCCACGGCATGCGCGTGCTGCACGCCGAGAACGGCCGCAAGGGCATCGAGACCCTCGCCCACCACTCCGACATCGACCTGATCCTGATGGACATCATGATGCCGGAGATGGACGGCTTCGCGGCCACCACGGCGATCCGCGACATGGCCGAGTACGCCGACCTGCCGATCATCGCCGTCACCGCCAAAGCCATGCCGGGCGACCGGGAGAAGACGATCGCCTCGGGCGCCAACGACTACGTCACCAAGCCGGTCGACGCACACGACCTGATCACTCGCATCCAGGACAGCCTGCGGGGCTGA
- a CDS encoding SigE family RNA polymerase sigma factor yields the protein MGRGDADFVEFVQAASGRLLHAAYLLTSDRHHAEDVVQTALARCYAAWSRIRDDDAYGYARRTMVNHVIDRWRRPVREDSTEEVPERSVAGGETAVVEREWLMDMLDGLTARERAVVVLRHYFDLPEAAVAAELRVSLGTVKSTNARALGKLRTTAAAPNGGPR from the coding sequence ATGGGCCGTGGTGACGCGGATTTCGTCGAGTTCGTTCAAGCCGCTTCCGGGCGGCTGCTGCATGCCGCCTACCTGCTGACCAGCGACCGGCACCACGCGGAGGACGTGGTGCAGACGGCGCTGGCCCGCTGCTACGCGGCCTGGTCGCGCATCCGCGACGACGACGCGTACGGCTATGCCCGACGCACCATGGTCAACCACGTGATCGACCGGTGGCGCAGGCCGGTGCGCGAGGACTCCACCGAAGAGGTGCCGGAGCGGTCGGTGGCGGGCGGTGAGACGGCGGTGGTCGAACGGGAGTGGCTGATGGACATGCTCGACGGGCTCACCGCGCGGGAGCGGGCGGTGGTCGTGCTGCGGCACTACTTCGACTTGCCCGAGGCCGCGGTGGCCGCCGAACTCCGCGTGTCCCTCGGCACGGTGAAGAGCACCAACGCCCGCGCGTTGGGCAAACTGCGCACAACTGCGGCCGCGCCGAACGGAGGACCGCGATGA
- a CDS encoding SDR family oxidoreductase, whose product MVRTLAGKTIVMSGGSRGIGLAIALRAAQDGANVVLLAKTATPHPKLEGTVFTAAEEIEKAGGQALAVVGDVREDADVTGAVEQAVDRFGGIDIVINNASAIDLSGTEKLDLKRYDLMQDINTRGTFVLSRAAIPHLRAAANPHILTLSPPLNLAPHWVGAHLGYTLAKYGMSLCTIGLAEEFKDDGIAANSLWPRTLIDTAAVRNLLGGADQSRSPQIVADAAHAILVRDSRECTGNHFVDDEVLAEEGITDLSPYRAAGATGDLALDIFLDAF is encoded by the coding sequence GTGGTCAGGACCCTTGCGGGCAAGACGATCGTCATGTCCGGCGGCAGCCGCGGCATCGGACTGGCCATCGCCCTGCGCGCGGCCCAGGACGGCGCCAATGTGGTTCTGCTCGCCAAGACCGCGACCCCGCACCCGAAGCTGGAAGGCACCGTCTTCACCGCGGCCGAGGAGATCGAGAAGGCGGGTGGCCAGGCGCTCGCCGTGGTCGGTGACGTGCGCGAGGACGCTGACGTCACCGGCGCGGTCGAGCAGGCCGTGGACCGTTTCGGCGGCATCGACATCGTGATCAACAACGCCAGCGCGATCGACCTCTCGGGCACCGAGAAGCTCGACCTGAAGCGCTACGACCTCATGCAGGACATCAACACCCGCGGCACGTTCGTCCTGAGCCGGGCCGCCATCCCGCACCTGCGCGCCGCGGCGAACCCGCACATCCTGACGCTGTCGCCGCCGCTGAACCTGGCCCCGCACTGGGTGGGCGCGCACCTTGGCTACACGCTCGCCAAGTACGGCATGAGCCTGTGCACGATCGGCCTGGCCGAGGAGTTCAAGGACGACGGCATCGCCGCCAACTCGCTGTGGCCGCGCACCCTGATCGACACCGCGGCCGTGCGCAACCTCCTGGGCGGCGCCGACCAGTCCCGCAGCCCCCAGATCGTCGCCGACGCCGCGCACGCCATCCTGGTCCGCGATTCCCGCGAGTGCACCGGCAACCACTTCGTCGACGACGAGGTGCTCGCCGAGGAGGGCATCACCGACCTGTCGCCCTACCGCGCCGCCGGCGCCACCGGTGACCTCGCCCTCGACATCTTCCTCGACGCGTTCTGA
- a CDS encoding ATP-grasp domain-containing protein: MTAVDGGLQLEVPAENLVVRPSALVIYEIPPEKRRGFEAAQRQLHAFGAASLGTDVEAWRVATEKDLSVERFTRDGIAQMETISVTADANPAAVFERLGRDVWARPVVGMGGNDVFHVTTDEQLHAATRYYGESGLGWLMARDANNFTPDGVRQQFRVVVLDGRVVYACEHVQAQPDAPCNETRGAVSTRLSLDELPPELHQLAVSATKSLGLNLGGVDLALVNGGVVFEVNVHPAFNTSIPIEESFATPYIEAHLALR, from the coding sequence GTGACCGCCGTCGACGGCGGACTCCAGCTTGAGGTTCCCGCCGAGAACCTGGTGGTCAGACCTTCGGCCCTGGTCATCTACGAGATACCACCGGAGAAACGCCGAGGGTTCGAGGCTGCCCAGCGGCAGCTGCACGCGTTCGGGGCCGCTTCCTTGGGCACCGACGTCGAGGCCTGGCGGGTGGCCACCGAGAAGGACCTCAGTGTCGAGCGGTTCACCCGCGACGGCATCGCGCAGATGGAGACCATCAGTGTGACCGCGGACGCGAACCCCGCCGCGGTCTTCGAGCGGCTGGGCCGCGACGTCTGGGCCCGCCCGGTCGTCGGCATGGGCGGCAACGACGTCTTCCACGTCACCACCGACGAGCAGCTGCACGCCGCCACCCGCTACTACGGCGAATCCGGCCTCGGCTGGCTGATGGCCCGCGACGCGAACAATTTCACCCCCGACGGCGTGCGCCAGCAGTTCCGCGTCGTCGTGCTCGACGGACGCGTGGTCTACGCCTGCGAGCACGTCCAGGCCCAGCCCGACGCGCCGTGCAACGAGACCCGGGGCGCGGTCTCGACCAGGCTGTCACTCGATGAGCTACCGCCCGAGCTTCACCAGTTGGCGGTCTCGGCCACCAAGTCGTTGGGGCTCAACCTCGGCGGGGTGGACCTCGCGCTGGTGAACGGCGGCGTGGTGTTCGAGGTCAATGTGCATCCCGCCTTCAACACCTCGATCCCCATCGAGGAGTCGTTCGCCACGCCGTACATCGAGGCGCACCTGGCGCTGCGGTAG
- a CDS encoding crotonase/enoyl-CoA hydratase family protein — protein sequence MSETAEAVRVTRDAAVTTISINRPHVRNAVDRPTAEALAEAFRAFDADPSASVAVLYGEGGTFCAGADLKAISTGQGNRAAPDGDGPMGISRMRLSKPVIAAINGHAVAGGLELAVWADLRVAGESAVLGVFCRRWGVPLIDGGTVRLPRLIGTSVAMDLILTGRPVDAAEALRIGLVNRVVPDDRVLAEARELAARIAAFPQTCMRQDRLSVLEQEGLDERVALTNEFSHGLVSLAADTLAGATRFAEGAGRHGAFDGPESPL from the coding sequence GTGTCGGAGACGGCGGAGGCGGTACGGGTCACCCGGGACGCCGCGGTGACCACGATCAGCATCAACCGGCCCCACGTGCGCAACGCCGTGGACCGCCCGACCGCCGAGGCGCTCGCCGAAGCCTTCCGCGCCTTCGACGCGGACCCGTCTGCCTCTGTCGCCGTCCTCTACGGAGAGGGTGGGACGTTCTGCGCGGGCGCCGACCTCAAGGCGATCAGTACCGGACAGGGAAACCGGGCCGCGCCCGACGGCGACGGCCCGATGGGGATCTCCCGGATGCGGCTGTCCAAACCGGTCATCGCGGCGATCAACGGGCACGCGGTGGCGGGCGGGTTGGAGCTGGCGGTGTGGGCTGACCTGCGGGTGGCTGGGGAATCGGCCGTGCTCGGGGTGTTCTGCCGTCGGTGGGGAGTGCCGCTGATCGACGGCGGGACAGTGCGGTTGCCGCGGCTGATCGGCACCAGCGTCGCGATGGACCTGATCCTGACCGGTCGCCCGGTCGACGCGGCGGAAGCCCTACGGATCGGCTTGGTGAACCGGGTCGTCCCGGATGACCGGGTGCTGGCCGAGGCGCGGGAGTTGGCGGCGCGGATCGCCGCGTTCCCACAGACCTGCATGCGGCAGGACCGGCTGTCGGTGTTGGAACAGGAGGGACTCGACGAGCGGGTCGCCCTCACCAACGAGTTCAGCCACGGCTTGGTGTCCCTGGCCGCCGACACCCTCGCGGGCGCGACTCGTTTCGCCGAGGGCGCCGGACGGCATGGCGCTTTCGACGGCCCGGAAAGTCCACTGTAG